The following coding sequences lie in one Macaca thibetana thibetana isolate TM-01 chromosome 18, ASM2454274v1, whole genome shotgun sequence genomic window:
- the TUBB6 gene encoding tubulin beta-6 chain isoform X2 — translation MAASFLLMAESILCKDTAMDLTSLQVICQTGAGNNWAKGHYTEGAELVDAVLDVVRKECEHCDCLQGFQLTHSLGGGTGSGMGTLLISKIREEFPDRIMNTFSVMPSPKVSDTVVEPYNATLSVHQLVENTDETYCIDNEALYDICFRTLKLTTPTYGDLNHLVSATMSGVTTSLRFPGQLNADLRKLAVNMVPFPRLHFFMPGFAPLTSRGSQQYRALTVPELTQQMFDARNMMAACDPRHGRYLTVATVFRGPMSMKEVDEQMLAIQSKNSSYFVEWIPNNVKVAVCDIPPRGLKMASTFIGNSTAIQELFKRISEQFSAMFRRKAFLHWFTGEGMDEMEFTEAESNMNDLVSEYQQYQDATANDGEEAFEDEEEEIDG, via the exons ATGGCTGCCTCATTCCTGTTGATGGCTGAGAGTATCCTCTGCAAAGATACTGCCATGGATTTAACCAGTCTTCAGGTAATAT GCCAGACGGGCGCAGGGAACAACTGGGCGAAGGGGCACTACACGGAGGGCGCGGAGCTGGTGGACGCGGTGCTGGACGTGGTGCGGAAGGAGTGCGAGCACTGTGACTGCCTGCAGGGCTTCCAGCTCACGCACTCGCTGGGCGGCGGCACGGGCTCGGGCATGGGCACGCTGCTCATCAGCAAGATCCGCGAGGAGTTCCCGGACCGCATCATGAACACCTTCAGCGTCATGCCCTCGCCCAAGGTGTCGGACACGGTGGTGGAGCCCTACAACGCCACGCTGTCGGTGCACCAGCTGGTGGAGAACACGGACGAGACCTACTGCATCGACAACGAGGCGCTCTACGACATCTGCTTCCGCACCCTGAAGCTGACGACGCCCACCTACGGGGACCTCAACCACCTGGTGTCGGCCACCATGAGCGGGGTCACCACCTCGCTGCGCTTCCCGGGCCAGCTCAACGCCGACCTGCGCAAGCTGGCGGTGAACATGGTGCCCTTCCCGCGCCTGCACTTCTTCATGCCCGGCTTCGCGCCGCTCACCAGCCGCGGCAGCCAGCAGTACCGGGCCCTGACCGTGCCCGAGCTCACCCAGCAGATGTTCGACGCCAGGAACATGATGGCAGCCTGCGACCCGCGCCACGGCCGCTACCTGACCGTGGCCACCGTGTTCCGCGGGCCCATGTCCATGAAGGAGGTGGACGAGCAGATGCTGGCCATCCAGAGCAAGAACAGCAGCTACTTCGTGGAGTGGATCCCCAACAACGTGAAGGTGGCCGTGTGCGACATCCCGCCCCGCGGCCTGAAGATGGCCTCCACCTTCATCGGGAACAGCACCGCCATCCAGGAGCTGTTCAAGCGCATCTCCGAGCAGTTCTCAGCCATGTTCCGGCGCAAGGCCTTCCTGCACTGGTTCACGGGCGAGGGCATGGATGAGATGGAGTTCACCGAGGCCGAGAGCAACATGAACGACCTGGTATCCGAGTACCAGCAGTACCAGGACGCCACCGCCAATGACGGGGAGGAAGCTTTTGAGGATGAAGAAGAGGAGATAGACGGATAG